Within the Streptomyces sp. NBC_00353 genome, the region AGATGTGCCCTTGCGGAACAGTGATCTTGAATTCGGCATCCGAGCTGCAGGGGGTGTTCCCGGGGAACACATAGGGCTCGTCGAGGGCCCTGCCGTTCACCTTGACCGGGCCGGTGCCCTTGCACTCGACGGTGTCGCCTCCCACCCCGATCACGCGCTTGATCAGGTCCTTCTCGTCCGCCGACGGCATCAGGCCGACGAAGGACAGCACTTCCTGCACCGGGTTGGCGGGCGCAGCCGGGTCGGACGGGAGCCAGTTGCCCGGGTCGTGGAAGACCACGACCTCCCCGCGCTCGGGCTGCGCACCGAACCAGGGCGTGAGCTTGTCGACCAGCACACGGTCCCCGGGCTGCAGCGTGTTCTGCATGGAGTCCGAGGGGATCGAGAAGGCCTGGACCAGGAACGTCTTGATGAGCAGCGACAGCACCAGCGCAACGCCGATAAGCAGGGGCAACTCGACCCAGAACGACCGTCGTTCATTCTTCCGGGGGCGCCGCTCGGCAGGGGGCTCGCCCTCTGCGTCGCTCGAATTACGCGCTCCGACCTCTGCTTCTGTCACGCCGCCCCCGCTTCGTCGCGGCACGCCTCGGACGGCTGCCGCACGCCCCGTCCGCAACCCTTGTGAGGTCGGGACCACTTGTCTGTGCTACGCAACCACTCTAGGGGCAACGCGCTTCAGGTTTTGGCCGCCCCGACCAGGCGAACTGTGCTGTGGATCTTCCGTACCGTCGCCTCCGGCACCACGCCCGCACCACCGCTCGCGCCGACGGACGTCCGGCGAGGGAACCCGCGAAGTTCCTGGCGGCGACTGCGGTGGCCTTACCGCCCCCCTGAACGGGCGGCGGCAGCGACGGACCAGCCGCTCGGCGGCCTTCTGCCACTCGGTGATCCACAGATCGTCGGGCAGCGGAAAGGACGGCGCGCAGGCACGGTGGAAGAGTCGGACATCGAGACACGTGGAGGCGCCATGAATCACGAAGACGGCGCACCGGTACTGCGCTGCCTGGTCACCGGTGCGACGGGCTACATCGGGGGACGGCTGGTCCCCGAACTGCTCGATGCCGGGCACAGCGTGCGCTGTCTCGCACGTACGCCCGAGAAGCTGCGGGACCACCCCTGGGCGGGCCGGGCCGAGGTCGTCCGCGGTGACGTCATGGACCCGGAGTCGCTGGGGCCGGCCATGCAGGGAGTGGACGTCGCCTACTACCTGGTGCACGCGCTCGGCAGCGGCTCGGACTTCGAGGCCACGGACCGGAAGGCGGCCAGGACATTCGGCGAGCAGGCGCGCGCCGCAGGTGTGTCACGCATCGTCTACCTGGGCGGACTCACCCCCGCCGGGGTCCCCGAGCACGAACTGTCGCCGCATCTGCGCTCGCGTGCCGAGGTCGGCAGGATCCTGCTGGAGTCGGGCGTGCCGACCACGGCTCTGCGCGCGGCCGTGATCATCGGCTCCGGTTCGGCCTCCTTCGAGATGTTGCGATACCTCACCGAACGTCTGCCGGTCATGGTCACGCCGAGCTGGGTGTCGACCAGGATCCAGCCGGTCGCCGTCCGTGACGTACTGCGGTATCTCGTGGGCAGTGCGACCATGCCTGCCGAGGTGAGTCGCACCTTCGACATCGGCGGCCCGGACATCGTCACGTACCGGGAAATGATGCAGGACTACGCGGCCGTCGCCCGCTTGCCGCATCGGCTGATCCTGCCCGTCCCGATGCTGACGCCCCGGCTGTCGAGCCACTGGATCGGGCTGGTCACACCCGTCCCCGCCTCCATCGCACGCCCGCTCGCCGAATCGCTGAAGTACGAGGTCGTGTGCCGCGAGCACGACATCACACGCTACGTCCCCGACGGGCCGGGGCAGCCGTTCACCTTCCGGAGAGCGCTCGCGCTCGCACTGCAGCGCGTGCGCGAGGCGAACGTGACGACCCGGTGGTCGTCGGCGTCTGTGCACGGTGCACCGAGCGACCCGCTGCCCACGGACCCCGGCTGGGCAGGCGGCAGCCTCTACACCGACGAGCGGGAACTCGACATCGACGCCGCCCCCGAGGCCCTGTGGCGGGTCATCGAAAGCATCGGGGGCGACAACGGCTGGTATTCCTTCCCCCTGGCATGGGCCGTCCGCGGCTGGCTCGACCGTGCGATCGGCGGTGTCGGACTGAACCGAGGCCGCCGCGACGCCACCCGGCTCAGGGTGGGCGACTCGCTGGACTTCTGGCGGGTCGAGGAGATCGTGCCGGGCCATCTGCTCCGGCTGCGCGCGGAGATGCGGCTGCCCGGCCTGGCCTGGCTGGAGCTGTACGCCGAACGGAACGGGACCGGAGGCGCGCACTACCGGCAGCGCGCGCTGTTCCATCCCCGAGGGCTGCTGGGGCACGCCTATTGGTGGAGTGTCGCCCCGTTCCACGCCGTCGTCTTCGGAGGGATGGCCCGCAACATCGCTCGCGCCACCATGCTGCCCACCCGGTCGGAGCAGGTGAAGGCAGCCTCCGCCCTCTGACGGGCGACACGCGAGCGTGGCACCGCGACAACCGCACACCACACCGCCCCGGCCGGCCTCCGGCGACGCAACCGGCCGACCCGACCCGGGCGCCCCCAGGAGCCCGAGCACGGTCATCCCGCCGGCCCCTTCGCCGGAACTCCCGTTCCACCGGCCGGTCCGGCCGGCTCCCCACTCGACCGTACGGAGGTTTTGCTGCGGCGGCGTGACCGGCGTGCGGCGGCTTGAACAGGCCGTCCCCGCGCCCCGTATCCATACTGGTCATCCCGGCATCCTCGACAGATTGCAGGAGCACAGATGAGCGGCACTGCGCAGATCGGCGTCACTGGACTTGCGGTGATGGGCCGCAATCTCGCCCGGAACTTCGCACGTAACGGCTTCACCGTCGCGGTGCACAACCGTACGACTGCGAAGACCGATGCCCTGGTCAAGGAGTTCGGCGACGAGGGTACATTCGTCGCCGCGCGCACGCCCGAGGAGTTCGTGGCGGCGCTGGAACGCCCGCGCAGGCTGGTCATCATGGTGAAGGCCGGCGATCCGACGGACGCGGTGATCGAGGAGTTCGCCCCGCTGCTCGACGAGGGCGACGTCATCATCGACGGCGGCAACGCACACTTCGAGGACACCCGCCGCCGCGAGAAGGATCTGCGCGAGCGCGGCATCCATTTCGTCGGTGTCGGTATCTCGGGCGGCGAGGAGGGCGCGCTGAACGGGCCGAGCATCATGCCCGGCGGATCCACCCGGTCGTACGAATCACTGGGACCGCTGCTGGAGAAGATCGCCGCGAAGGCGAAGGACGGCACTCCGTGCACCACACACATTGGCCCCGACGGTGCCGGGCACTACGTGAAGATGGTCCACAACGGCATCGAGTACGCGGACATGCAGCTGATCGCGGAGGCGTACGACCTGCTGCGGAGGGTTGCCGGCTACTCCCCCGCGAAGATCGCCGAGACGTTCCGCAGCTGGAACACCGGCCGGCTCGACTCGTATCTGATCGAGATCACGGCGGAAGTCCTCTCCCACACGGACCCGGAGACGGGGAAGCCGTTCGTCGACATCGTGCAGGACCGGGCCGAGCAGAAGGGCACCGGCCGCTGGACCGTGCAGATCGCACTCGATCTGGGCGTGCCGGTCTCCGGCATCGCGGAGGCCGTCTTCGCCCGTTCGCTGTCGGGCCACGCGGATCTGCGGGAGGCCGCACGGGAGCTGCCGGGCCCATCGGCCACTCCACTGGCCGGAGCCGAGGCCGCGGCGTTCGCCGACCGGGTGGAGCAGGCGCTGTACGCCTCCAAGATCGTCTCGTACACGCAGGGGTTCCATCAGATCCGCGCGGGCAGCGAGACGTACGACTGGAAGATCGATCTCGGTGCGGTGGCGGCGATCTGGCGGGCCGGCTGCATCATCCGGGCGGCATTCCTGGACCGGATCCGGGCAGCGTACGACGCACGGCCGGAGCTGGTGAGTCTCCTCTCCGACCAGCAGTTCGCCCAGGAGATCGGTGCGGCGCAGGACGACTGGCGGACGGTGGTCGCCGAGGCGGTACGCCAGGGAGTGCCGACCCCCGGATTCGCCGCCGCGCTCTCGTACTACGACGGTCTGCGTGCCGACCGGCTCCCGGCGGCGCTCACTCAGGGGCAGCGGGACTTCTTCGGGGCGCACACCTACCGGCGTACGGACCGTCCTGGCTCCTTCCACACGCTCTGGGGCGGCGACCGGTCGGAGACCGCCACCGGCTGACGGGCCTCGGGCAGCTGTTCGTCCGGCCGGGTCACCCGGAGTGCGGCGGGACCGTACGTATGCGTAAGTAGCAGCGAGTCCCGCCGTACTCCTGCACCGCCGCCACGCGCGCGCTGTCGCCACCACTCCTCGGAGCCGCCGCATGCCCGACGCCGTCCCGGACCCGGCCGCCGCCCAGCCCGTCGTCTCGCCGCTGACCACCGCCGCCCTGATCCTGGTCGTCACGATCGAGCCCGGTGGTGAGGCCGCCGTACGCGAGGCACTGCCGGACCTCGGGGCATTCGCCCGGTCCATCGACTTCCGGTTCCCGGGCTCCGATCTGGCGTGTGTGACCGGGTTCGGCTCGGATGCCTGGGACCGGCTGTTCGCGGGGCCGCGGCCGGCCGGACTCCATCCGTTCCAGGAGTTGCGCGGCGCCCGCCACCACGCGCCCGCCACCCCCGGCGATCTGCTGTTCCACATCCGGGGCGAGCGGATGGACGTGTGCTACGAGTGGGCCGCCCGGCTGATCGGCAGACTCAGTGGGGCGGTGAAGGTCGTCGACGAGACCCAGGGGTTCCGCTACCTCGACCACCGGGATCTGCTCGGCTTCGTCGACGGGACGGAGAACCCGGTGGGTGCCGGTGCGCGGGCTGCGGCCCTCGTGGGCTCCGCCGACCCGGACTTCGCCGGCGGCAGCTATGTCATCGTGCAGAAGTATCTCCACGACCTGGCCGGCTGGAACTCGCTGAGCACGGAGGAGCAGGAGCGGGTCATCGGCCGCACCAAGGCCGACGACATCGAAATGTCCGATGCCGTCAAGCCCGCCAACTCCCATGTCGCACTGAACACCCTCACCGCGCCGGACGGGTCGGCGCGCGAGATCGTGCGCGCCAATATGCCGTTCGGCAGCTTCGAGCAGGGCGAGTTCGGCACGTACTTCATCGGTTACGCCGCCGACCCGGACGTGACCGAGCAGATGCTCCGCAACATGTTCCTCGGCAGTCCGCCCGGTACGTACGACCGTATTCTCGACTTCTCGACCGCGGTCACCGGCACGCTCTTCTACGCCCCCTGCGCCGACTTCTTCGACGCCCCGCCGCCGTCTCCCGTCCTGTCCGGGACCGAGTCCCTGCCGCAGCCGGCGTCCGCGCCGGTGGCCCAGGCCCCGGCTCCGACGGGTGCGGACGACGGTTCGCTGCACATCGGCAGCCTGCAAGAAAGCGCCCAGTGATGAACAACCTCCACCGCGAACTCGCCCCCGTCACGGAAGCCGCCTGGGACCAGATCGAAGAAGAGGCCCGGCGCACCTTCAGCCGCCATCTGGCGGGCCGCCGCGTCGTCGATGTGACGGACCCGGAGGGGCCCGCGCTCGCGGCGGTCGGTGACGGGCATCTGCGTGACATCGATCCGCCGACACCGGACGTCATCGCGCGGGCCCGTACGTCGAAGCCGGTCATCGAGTGGCGGGTGCCGTTCACGGTGACCCGGGCGGCCGTGGACGACGTCGAGCGCGGCTCCGACGACAGCGACTGGCAGCCCGTCAAGGACGCCGCCCGGACCTGTGCGTTCGCCGAGGACATGGCCATCATCGACGGGTACGCCGCCGCCGGGATCACCGGTCTTCGGGACGGCTCCTCGCATCCCGCGCTGCCGCTGCCGGCCGATGCCCGCGACTACCCGACCACCGTGAGCCAGGCGCTGACCCAGCTGCGGCTGGCCGGTGTGGACGGGCCGTACCGGCTGCTGCTCGGCGCCGACGCGTTCACCGAGGCGACCGAGACGTCCGACCACGGCTACCCGGTGGCCACGCATCTCGCGCGACTGCTGGACGACCAGATCCTGTGGGCGCCCGCCGTCAAGGGCGGGGTACTGCTGTCCACCCGTGGCGGCGACTTCGAGCTGCGGCTGGGCCAGGACTTGTCCATCGGCTATCAGGACCACGACGCGACCCACATCCGGCTCTACTTCCACCAGTCGTTCACGTTCCGGATGCTGACGCCGGAGGCCGTGATCCCGATCGTCGCCTGAGACAGGAGGGCCCGGAACAGCCCCGCTACTTCCGGTGGCCGGTGGCCTGGACGCTCCAGGTGAGCGTGTCGGTGGCCAGGGCGCGGACGGCGGGGTCCCGGATGGCGTCCGTACGGTCCACGGCCTCGGCCGTCACCTTGTGACTGCGACCGTCGGCACGGACGCCGAGCGAGCCGGGGGTGACGGCGGTACGGCCCCGGGCGTGGACCTTCTCGACACCGTCGACGTACCAGCGCAGATCCGTCCGGGCGAGGCCGGTGGTGCCCACGGCCAGGCTGACCGGGATCCGCTTGCCGCGCTTGACCCCGGTGTTCGTGTCGAGGGTGGTGCTGAGCGCGTTGCCCGCACGGTAGAAGCCGGCGATCATCGCCTCGCGTCCGGGCAGGTTGAATTCGGTGCTGGACAGCTCACGCATGATCGACGTGGAGGTCGGCCGGTA harbors:
- a CDS encoding SDR family oxidoreductase, which codes for MNHEDGAPVLRCLVTGATGYIGGRLVPELLDAGHSVRCLARTPEKLRDHPWAGRAEVVRGDVMDPESLGPAMQGVDVAYYLVHALGSGSDFEATDRKAARTFGEQARAAGVSRIVYLGGLTPAGVPEHELSPHLRSRAEVGRILLESGVPTTALRAAVIIGSGSASFEMLRYLTERLPVMVTPSWVSTRIQPVAVRDVLRYLVGSATMPAEVSRTFDIGGPDIVTYREMMQDYAAVARLPHRLILPVPMLTPRLSSHWIGLVTPVPASIARPLAESLKYEVVCREHDITRYVPDGPGQPFTFRRALALALQRVREANVTTRWSSASVHGAPSDPLPTDPGWAGGSLYTDERELDIDAAPEALWRVIESIGGDNGWYSFPLAWAVRGWLDRAIGGVGLNRGRRDATRLRVGDSLDFWRVEEIVPGHLLRLRAEMRLPGLAWLELYAERNGTGGAHYRQRALFHPRGLLGHAYWWSVAPFHAVVFGGMARNIARATMLPTRSEQVKAASAL
- the gndA gene encoding NADP-dependent phosphogluconate dehydrogenase; its protein translation is MSGTAQIGVTGLAVMGRNLARNFARNGFTVAVHNRTTAKTDALVKEFGDEGTFVAARTPEEFVAALERPRRLVIMVKAGDPTDAVIEEFAPLLDEGDVIIDGGNAHFEDTRRREKDLRERGIHFVGVGISGGEEGALNGPSIMPGGSTRSYESLGPLLEKIAAKAKDGTPCTTHIGPDGAGHYVKMVHNGIEYADMQLIAEAYDLLRRVAGYSPAKIAETFRSWNTGRLDSYLIEITAEVLSHTDPETGKPFVDIVQDRAEQKGTGRWTVQIALDLGVPVSGIAEAVFARSLSGHADLREAARELPGPSATPLAGAEAAAFADRVEQALYASKIVSYTQGFHQIRAGSETYDWKIDLGAVAAIWRAGCIIRAAFLDRIRAAYDARPELVSLLSDQQFAQEIGAAQDDWRTVVAEAVRQGVPTPGFAAALSYYDGLRADRLPAALTQGQRDFFGAHTYRRTDRPGSFHTLWGGDRSETATG
- a CDS encoding family 1 encapsulin nanocompartment shell protein; this encodes MNNLHRELAPVTEAAWDQIEEEARRTFSRHLAGRRVVDVTDPEGPALAAVGDGHLRDIDPPTPDVIARARTSKPVIEWRVPFTVTRAAVDDVERGSDDSDWQPVKDAARTCAFAEDMAIIDGYAAAGITGLRDGSSHPALPLPADARDYPTTVSQALTQLRLAGVDGPYRLLLGADAFTEATETSDHGYPVATHLARLLDDQILWAPAVKGGVLLSTRGGDFELRLGQDLSIGYQDHDATHIRLYFHQSFTFRMLTPEAVIPIVA
- a CDS encoding Dyp-type peroxidase, encoding MPDAVPDPAAAQPVVSPLTTAALILVVTIEPGGEAAVREALPDLGAFARSIDFRFPGSDLACVTGFGSDAWDRLFAGPRPAGLHPFQELRGARHHAPATPGDLLFHIRGERMDVCYEWAARLIGRLSGAVKVVDETQGFRYLDHRDLLGFVDGTENPVGAGARAAALVGSADPDFAGGSYVIVQKYLHDLAGWNSLSTEEQERVIGRTKADDIEMSDAVKPANSHVALNTLTAPDGSAREIVRANMPFGSFEQGEFGTYFIGYAADPDVTEQMLRNMFLGSPPGTYDRILDFSTAVTGTLFYAPCADFFDAPPPSPVLSGTESLPQPASAPVAQAPAPTGADDGSLHIGSLQESAQ
- the lepB gene encoding signal peptidase I, whose product is MRTGRAAAVRGVPRRSGGGVTEAEVGARNSSDAEGEPPAERRPRKNERRSFWVELPLLIGVALVLSLLIKTFLVQAFSIPSDSMQNTLQPGDRVLVDKLTPWFGAQPERGEVVVFHDPGNWLPSDPAAPANPVQEVLSFVGLMPSADEKDLIKRVIGVGGDTVECKGTGPVKVNGRALDEPYVFPGNTPCSSDAEFKITVPQGHIWVMGDHRQASADSRYHREQPGGGAVPVDDVVGRAFTVVWPVDRWDWLSVPDTFEQ